One window of Cryptococcus neoformans var. grubii H99 chromosome 11, complete sequence genomic DNA carries:
- a CDS encoding plasma membrane proteolipid 3 has protein sequence MAFTCSDIFKIILAIILPPLGVFLERGCNADFLINILLTILGYIPGIIHALYIILKY, from the exons ATGGCTTTCACTTGTTCAGACATCTTCAAGATCATTTTGGCAATCATCTTGCCT CCTCTTGGTGTATTCCTTGAGCGAGGATGCAATGCTGATTTCCTAATCAAC ATCCTTTTGACCATCCTTGGTTACATTCCTG GTATCATCCACGCTCTTTACATTATTCTGAAGTATTGA